A window of Kribbella sp. NBC_00382 genomic DNA:
TCTGCTCAGCCAACGCTGCAGCGCGAGCGCCGGCAGCTTCGGCTTGATCACCCAGTACGCCGCCGAGCCGCTGTCGCCCGCCCAGGACAGGTCCATCAGCCTCTCGCCGGCTGGGGTGGCGGCAAGCGCCAGGGCGTCGAGTATTTCGTCGGGGATCTCCGGCGAGGTCTGCTGGTGTCTCAGCAGTAGGCCGAAGGCGGCGCCGAGGCGGTCGGTCGGGGAGTTTCTGGGCTCGATGAAGGTCAGCACGAGCGGCTGGTCCCGGTCCGCGAGGCTGATCAGCAACGCCATCCGGCTCGCGGCGTCCTGCTCGATCTCCAGTCGCTTCAGCAGTACCGGAGTGATGTCGTCATCGACATAGGTGAGGACGTAGGCGGCCATCCGGCGTACCACCGGATCGGTATGCCGCAGGCAGTCGAGCAGAGCCGTCAGTCCCGCTGCGTACAGCGACTCGATCTCCCAGGCCCACACTTCTTCCATCGGGGGCTCGACCTGTGGCATCGCCGGTCCGAGGGCTTCCTTGAACCGTCGGAGCCGATGCACGTCGGACCGGCTGGGCCAGCCATCCTCGTCATAGTCGTCGGCGTGGTCGGCCGACAGCTTCCGGAGGTCGAATCCCATGTCCTGCTCCCCACCTCGGCAAGGGTGCCGATAATACGGGCTATCAGGAGCAGTCGGTCAGCTGTTGTGGAGGCGGACGGGCATCAGGATGTAGCGGAAGTTGGTTTGGGGGGCTTCTTCCAGGTCGGTGGCGCCGGTGAGTTCGGCGGGTTTGGTGGGGTGGGTGAAGGCTAGGTGGGCCACTGGGGTGCCGATGGCGTGCAGGCCGTCCAGTAGGTACGTCGGGTTGAAGCCGACTGTCACGGGCTCGCCGGTCAGGTGAGTCTCGATCGTTTCCGAGGCTTGGGCTTCCTCGCCGTTGCCGGCGTCGAGGGTTGCCCCCTCGGCGGTGAAGGTGACTCGGATGGGGGCGTTGCGCTCTGCTACCAGGGCAACGCGTTTGACTGCTTCGACCAGGGTTGCTGTGTTGATGCGGACCCGGGTTTGGACTGCGGCGGCGGCCGGGATCAGGTTGCGGACCTTGGGGAAGCTTCCGTCCAGCAGGCGCGTTGTCGTCCAGCGTTCGCCGCCGGAGACCTCGCCGGCAAAGCCGGCTAGCCCGTCCCCACCAGCAGCATCCTGGTCGAGCGAAAGGGTCAGCTCCGATCCCGTCATCGCCTTGGCAGTATCCGAAAGCACCCGCGCCGGAATCAGAATCGTTGCTGCCAACGGGTCCGGGGTGGCGGGGTGCCACTCGAGTTCTCGGATGGCTAGGCGGTAGCGGTCGGTGGCCAAGAGGGTGATGGTGGAGGCTTCGATCTCCATCCGGATGCCAGTGAAGACGGGCATGGTGTCGTCGCGGCTAGCGGAGCCTGCGACCTGGCCGACCGCCTGGGCGAAGACGTCGCTGCGGATGGTGCCGCTGGCAGACGGTTGGGGCGGTAGCTCTGGGTACTCATCGACGGGAAGCGTCTGCAAGGTGAAGCGTGCCGTGCCACACACCAGCAGGACCTTCGCGCCGTCAACGCTGAAGTCGATCGCCTGGTGGGGCAGGCTTTTCACGATGTCCGCGACCAGCCGGCCGGAGACCAGACAGCGCCCCGGATCAGCCACCTGCGCCGGCAACGTCACCCGGTGCGACGTCTCGTAGTCGAACCCGGACAGCGTCAGCTGCCCCTCCGACGCCTCCATCAGCAACCCCGCCAGAATCGGCACACTCGGCCTGCTGGGCAGACTCTTACCCACCCACGCCACCGACTCCACCAGCAGATCCCGCTCCACCCGTACCTTCATGCCGACCGCCTCCCAGCTTCCTCACTGGGTCCCACTCAACCACCCGCCACCGACAGTTTCCGCAGCTCGCGAAGCGGCCGCCAAAACGAAGTACGAGCGCGACCACCCTGCTGCTAGCCTGAATGGCATGAACAGCTTCCCGTCGCAGCAGATGATGCCCCGCTAGCCGGGGTTCAGCGACGGACGTTCCAATCGATCCGAGGCCCCGAGTCGGGGCCTCGTTCGCGTTCCACCGGGCGGCGTCGTCCCGGCTCTCCTCCCCATCCAGCAGGAGATTCCGATGACGCGTACCTATCTGACCACCACCATCCCGTTCGTCAACGCCCGCCCACATCTTGGGTTCGCCCTCGAGCTGGTCCAGGCCGACGTACTCGCCCGGCATTGCCGCCGCCGAGGCGACGAGGTCCGTTTCCTCACCGGTACGGACGAGAACTCCCTCAAGAACGTGCTCGCCGCCGAGGCGGAGGGCATCGCAGTACAGGAGCTGGTCGATCGCAACGCCGCGGCGTTCGAAGGCCTCCGCACCCCACTCGACCTGTCCTTCGACGACTTCATCAGGACCAGCAGCGATCCACGGCATCGAGCCGGCGTCGAGCGATTGTGGCAACGCTGCGCCGACGCCGGCGACCTCTACCGGAAGCACTACGAGGGCCTGTACTGCGTCGGCTGCGAACAGTTCTACCAACCCGAGGACCTCGCCGACGGCCGCTGCCCCGACCACGGCACCGAGCCGCAACTCGTCGCCGAGAAGAACTGGTTCTTCCGCCTCTCCCGGTACGCCGAACAGCTCCGCGAACTCATCACGAGCGGCAAAATCAACATCCAACCGGCCACCCGGCGTAACGAAGTACTGGCGTTGATCGACAGCGGGCTACACGACTTCTCCATCTCGCGCTCGCAGCGTCGCGCGCGAGGTTGGGGCATCCCGGTCCCCGGCGATCCCGATCAGGTCGTCTACGTCTGGTGGGACGCCCTGGTCAACTACGTGTCAAGCCTCGGCTACGGCATTGGCAGCAACGATCTGGAGCACTGGTGGCAGCGATCCGACAACCGGATTCACCTGCTGGGCAAGGGAGTTGTCCGCTTCCACGCGGTCTACTGGCCCGCGATCCTGCTCTCGGCCGACCTGGCGCTGCCGACCGAGATCCTCGTCCACGACTACCTCACCGTCGACGGCCGGAAGATCAGCAAGTCCGCCGGTACGCCGATCGACCCGGCCGAACTCGTCGACGAGGTCGGCGCCGATGCCGTTCGCTGGTGGCTGCTCCGGGACGTCCCGAGGATCGGCGACGCGGACTTCACCCGCGATCGCCTGATCGCTCGCAGCAACTCCGACCTCGCCGGCGGCCTCGGCAATCTCGTCAACCGCGTCGTCTCCCTCATCCACCGGTACTACGCCGGCCGGGTGCCCGCACTCCTACCAGCCCCCGGAGAACTCCGAACGGCCGTCACCAACGCACCCGGCCAGATCGAGACTGCCCTCGCGAACTACGACTTCCGCAAAGCGGCCACCGCTCTGTGGGACATCGTCGAGTCCGCCAACCGCTACATCGAGACCACCGAGCCATGGCAGCTCGCCAAAACCCAGGATCCCTTGCTGACAAAGGTCCTGGCCACTCTCCACCACGCCTGCCTGGCGCTGGCAGGGGAGCTGTCCCCCTTCCTCCCGAGCGCAGCCGCCCGCATCACTACGCAATGCACCCCGATCGACGGCATCCTTCCACCGGCGACCCCGTTGTTCCCCAGGCTCACCTGAGTTTGCGCAACGGCGAGAGCAGAAACGTCAACGGCGAAAGACAAAGCCCCAGGGCAGCCAGCAACAGAGCCGAGCGATTCCCGAGGTGGGCGGCCAGCACGCCGCCCACCAAGGACCCGATCGGCATCAGCCCGAGTCCAAGGAAGTTAAGGGTAGCCACGACCCGCCCCTGTAGCTCCAGCGGCGTCACCGTCTGCCGGATGGCCATCGTCGCGATATCGACAGTCTGGCTGAACGTGCCGTACAGAAAGTTGAGCACCATCAGTAAGACCACCGAACCATCGAGCGCAGGCACACACAGCATCGCGACATCCGAGATCAGCGCAGCCACGATCAGTACCCGCCCGTAGCCGAAACGCCTCGGCAAGCTGGCGGAGAAGTACGAGCCCAGCAACGCCCCCGGCCCCGACGCTGCCAGCACCAGGCCGAGCTCCGCGCCGGACAGGTGCAGCGTGCGCGAGAGGAACAGCAGGTACGCCGTGATCAGTGCCGCGTAGGAGAACTGGTAAACGCAGGAAGCAATCGCGATCGTACGCAAAGTGACATTCCCAAAGACCAACGTCACCCCGGCCCGGATCTGCCGGAGCATCCCGCCGACCCTCTCAGCGGGCGGTGGCGCGTCGGATCGCCGGATCCTTTGCAGGGAAAGGAACGACACGACGAAGAAGGCCGCTGTCCCCAAGGCCGCGATCGGTGCCGTAAGCAACGACATCATGCCGCCACCCAGAGCCGGGCCGCAGATCCAGGACGCCGACCTGCTGCCCTCCAGCAGGCTGTTGCCTTGCGGCAGCTGCTCACGACCGATCAGCCGGGGCAGTGATGCCTGGTAGGCCACGTCGAAGGACACCATCAGGATCCCGGTGACGAAGGCGACGGCATAGAGCCACGGCAGCCCGAAGACGTCCAGCAGGAAAGCGATCGGGATCAGCCCGAGCACGAGTGCCCGGCCGAGGTCGGACAGCACCATCAGCCGGCGAGCGCGGGAGCGGTCGGCCAGCGCCCCGAAGTACAGGGAGAAGAGCAGGATCGGGGCCTGCTGGACGGCGCGCAGCAGGCCTAGCTGAGCGGCGCTCGCGCCGAGGGTGGTGACTGCGATGAGCGGCAGCGTGACCTGACTGGCCTGCGCGCCGAGCTGGGAAGCGGTCTGGCCGATCCAGAAACGAACGAAATCACGATCGGCCCACAAGGTGGGTGGCACGGAGGAATCCCTCGAGAAGCCCCGCCCGAGGGCAGGGAGAAAGGCTCACGGTGCCACCACAGGCAGCACGCGATGACTGACGTGCGTCAACGCGTGCGCGAACGACCGGGAATGTCCAACACCTCCTGGATCACCCTCCGCACACTAACCGCCACCCCTGACACCGGCAACCGATTTCACCCGGCCGCGCGGCTGGGCAGCGCGAAGCGGCCGGTCCCTTGCGGGGTTTCCGGCCGCTGTCGCTTCTCGTGGTTATCCGGCTTGGAAGAACGCGCCTTTGAGGTAGTCGTGCACGGCATCCTCAGACACCCGGAACGACCGACCCACCCGCACCGCGGGCAGCTCTCCGGAGTGCACCAATCGGTACACCGTCATCTTGGAGACGCGCATGGCCGTGGCAACCTCTGCCACGGTCAGAAACTTCACCTCGGCGAGCGGGGACTCACCACCGGACTTCTTTGATGCCATAACGCACCGCACTTCCAGCACGGGTCGTGCGCCGGCTTCCCCTCCGGCACCTCCGCCCGTGCATGAACAGAGCGTAGTGGCTGTTGGTGCGAATGGGAAAGAGGGTGCCTGGTGTGACTGGATGGTTCACCCGAATCAGAGTGTCGCAGCAGCCTGATCCGGGCTGGGTCTAGTACGTCGGATCGAGCCCGAGGAGCGGGAAGCTGATGTCCCGGGTCGCCTTGATCGAGCGATCCAGCCAGGTGTCGGGGTTGTACCCGGTCGACCAGTCCGCGTACGTCGGAGCGCGCCCGTCCGTCATCCGCATCGGCGCCACCCGGCCGTACCGGATCTGGATGTCCTCGCGCCACGACTCCGGTACCGCCGTCTCGGGATCGATCGGCTCGCCGGCCACGATCGCCAGCAGATGGGTCCAGGCGCGCGGTACGACGTCGATGATCGCGTAGCCGCCACCACCGGTCGACACCCACTTGCCGTCGCAGACCTGGTGGGCTAGGTCGTGCAAGGCCAGGTACGCCGCCCGCTGCCCGTCGACCGTCTTGGTGAGGTGCGCCAGCGGGTCCTCCGCGTGGGAGTCGCAGCCGTGCTGGGTGACGAGCACCGACGGCTTGAACGCCTTCACCACG
This region includes:
- the dnaN gene encoding DNA polymerase III subunit beta → MKVRVERDLLVESVAWVGKSLPSRPSVPILAGLLMEASEGQLTLSGFDYETSHRVTLPAQVADPGRCLVSGRLVADIVKSLPHQAIDFSVDGAKVLLVCGTARFTLQTLPVDEYPELPPQPSASGTIRSDVFAQAVGQVAGSASRDDTMPVFTGIRMEIEASTITLLATDRYRLAIRELEWHPATPDPLAATILIPARVLSDTAKAMTGSELTLSLDQDAAGGDGLAGFAGEVSGGERWTTTRLLDGSFPKVRNLIPAAAAVQTRVRINTATLVEAVKRVALVAERNAPIRVTFTAEGATLDAGNGEEAQASETIETHLTGEPVTVGFNPTYLLDGLHAIGTPVAHLAFTHPTKPAELTGATDLEEAPQTNFRYILMPVRLHNS
- the metG gene encoding methionine--tRNA ligase, coding for MTRTYLTTTIPFVNARPHLGFALELVQADVLARHCRRRGDEVRFLTGTDENSLKNVLAAEAEGIAVQELVDRNAAAFEGLRTPLDLSFDDFIRTSSDPRHRAGVERLWQRCADAGDLYRKHYEGLYCVGCEQFYQPEDLADGRCPDHGTEPQLVAEKNWFFRLSRYAEQLRELITSGKINIQPATRRNEVLALIDSGLHDFSISRSQRRARGWGIPVPGDPDQVVYVWWDALVNYVSSLGYGIGSNDLEHWWQRSDNRIHLLGKGVVRFHAVYWPAILLSADLALPTEILVHDYLTVDGRKISKSAGTPIDPAELVDEVGADAVRWWLLRDVPRIGDADFTRDRLIARSNSDLAGGLGNLVNRVVSLIHRYYAGRVPALLPAPGELRTAVTNAPGQIETALANYDFRKAATALWDIVESANRYIETTEPWQLAKTQDPLLTKVLATLHHACLALAGELSPFLPSAAARITTQCTPIDGILPPATPLFPRLT
- a CDS encoding MFS transporter; this encodes MPPTLWADRDFVRFWIGQTASQLGAQASQVTLPLIAVTTLGASAAQLGLLRAVQQAPILLFSLYFGALADRSRARRLMVLSDLGRALVLGLIPIAFLLDVFGLPWLYAVAFVTGILMVSFDVAYQASLPRLIGREQLPQGNSLLEGSRSASWICGPALGGGMMSLLTAPIAALGTAAFFVVSFLSLQRIRRSDAPPPAERVGGMLRQIRAGVTLVFGNVTLRTIAIASCVYQFSYAALITAYLLFLSRTLHLSGAELGLVLAASGPGALLGSYFSASLPRRFGYGRVLIVAALISDVAMLCVPALDGSVVLLMVLNFLYGTFSQTVDIATMAIRQTVTPLELQGRVVATLNFLGLGLMPIGSLVGGVLAAHLGNRSALLLAALGLCLSPLTFLLSPLRKLR
- a CDS encoding helix-turn-helix domain-containing protein, with amino-acid sequence MASKKSGGESPLAEVKFLTVAEVATAMRVSKMTVYRLVHSGELPAVRVGRSFRVSEDAVHDYLKGAFFQAG